One Brassica napus cultivar Da-Ae chromosome A5, Da-Ae, whole genome shotgun sequence DNA window includes the following coding sequences:
- the LOC106363148 gene encoding putative F-box protein At1g46984 encodes MNQEKYNPVNHCKIIRRRTHSSTTSLTYVGGKSEMLPIDLIIEILQRLPAKTIAKLRCVSKQWGSLLSNPDFTKSFLSCSSTRPRLLFTFEFGGKWHFFSSPQPRNVDEQIVIADYHMGFSGDWYKETCQSANGFIYLYDKQMFKGQIERVPVICNPSTGQQVHLPIVRAKNNDLRIFLGYDPIENEFKVLCMTVAKYNKQTNSREHKVLMLRKGKPSWRKIKCLFSHFPENYKNGICINGILYYIARSNLNTVIACFDVKYEKFRFIQIDEESSMLTFLTLINYKGKLAALVFDQSRHDQLWVLDDPENEKWSKHIFHLPTAAFVVIRSIWATDSGEIVWAPSRWTYPFYVFYYNLERQSVRRVEIKGIEEKALMGHYRPEAIFTFTNHVENVMFL; translated from the coding sequence ATGAACCAAGAGAAGTACAATCCAGTGAATCACTGTAAGATAATCAGACGCCGCACACACTCATCGACGACCTCCTTAACGTATGTAGGAGGAAAATCAGAGATGCTTCCCATCGATCTCATCATCGAGATACTCCAGAGATTACCAGCAAAAACCATTGCGAAATTGCGTTGCGTCTCGAAGCAATGGGGTTCCTTACTTAGCAATCCAGATTTCACGAAATCATTCCTGTCATGTTCGTCAACTCGGCCACGTCTTCTGTTCACGTTCGAATTTGGCGGCAAGTGGCATTTCTTCTCGTCCCCTCAGCCTCGAAATGTCGATGAGCAGATTGTAATAGCAGATTATCATATGGGTTTCTCTGGAGATTGGTACAAGGAAACTTGTCAGTCCGCCAATGGGTTTATCTATCTTTACGATAAGCAGATGTTTAAGGGACAAATTGAAAGGGTTCCTGTGATATGTAACCCTAGCACAGGTCAGCAGGTACATTTACCTATAGTGAGAGCCAAGAATAACGACTTGAGAATCTTTTTGGGGTATGATCCGATCGAGAATGAATTCAAGGTTTTGTGCATGACCGTGGCGAAGTATAATAAACAAACTAACTCCAGAGAACATAAAGTTTTGATGTTAAGGAAAGGAAAACCATCATGGAGAAAAATCAAATGTTTGTTTTCGCATTTTCCTGAGAATTACAAAAATGGGATATGCATCAACGGGATTTTGTATTACATAGCTAGGAGCAATTTGAATACAGTGATAGCTTGCTTTGATGTTAAGTATGAGAAATTTAGGTTTATACAAATAGATGAAGAGAGCTCTATGTTGACTTTCTTGACGTTGATAAATTACAAGGGAAAGTTAGCTGCCCTAGTCTTTGATCAAAGTCGCCATGATCAGTTATGGGTTCTAGATGATCCTGAGAATGAGAAATGGTCGAAGCATATCTTTCATTTGCCAACTGCCGCTTTTGTGGTCATAAGATCAATTTGGGCAACTGATTCAGGTGAGATTGTTTGGGCGCCAAGTCGTTGGACCTATCCATTCTATGTCTTCTACTACAATTTGGAGAGACAGAGTGTTAGAAGAGTTGAGATCAAAGGAATTGAAGAGAAGGCGTTGATGGGTCATTATCGCCCTGAAGCAATATTCACCTTCACAAACCATGTTGAGAATGTGATGTTTCTGTAA